A genomic stretch from Malus domestica chromosome 15, GDT2T_hap1 includes:
- the LOC103431514 gene encoding transcription factor bHLH68-like: protein MNRGGCQSSPVQQMIAGNPNWWSINSMRPPSTQPSMNISPFFQPTPPPLPPNFLIPQFAPSNNNTSPSSTTSSSGLAIPSWHIENNNQELPESWSHLLLGGIVGEDEKGAIMRQFHQAAKKLENWDEQILNSTQAPNAPVVDVKQENSGNSNGFVYGHHHGNDHIRGFNPSAAALSSLSQIMQSTAASAASSPKSSCVTSFSNNNILDFSSKSDVRHPPPHRSSDQCNSTGNGGALKRARVQPSSTPTTFKVRKEKLGDRITALHQLVSPFGKTDTASVLLEAIGYIRFLQSQIEALSSPYLGSGSGSMRQQPQSAVHGERNCMFPEDPGQLLNDNCMKRKEASEQDPHEEPKKDLRSRGLCLVPVSCTLQVGSDNGADYWAPALGCGGFQ from the exons ATGAATAGAGGTGGTTGCCAGAGCTCACCGGTGCAACAAATGATTGCCGGAAACCCTAACTGGTGGAGTATCAACAGCATGAGGCCACCAAGTACCCAACCATCTATGAatatttctcctttttttcagcctactcctcctcctcttcctcctaatTTTTTAATCCCACAATTTGCACCCAGCAACAACAACACTTCCCCTTCTTCAACAACTTCTTCTTCAGGACTTGCTATTCCTTCTTGGCATATTGAGAATAACAACCAGGAGCTTCCAGAGTCTTGGAGCCACCTCCTCTT GGGTGGAATTGTAGGTGAAGATGAGAAAGGGGCAATCATGAGACAATTTCATCAAGCTGCTAAGAAATTGGAAAATTGGGATGAGCAAATATTAAATAGCACTCAAGCTCCAAATGCTCCTGTTGTGGACGTGAAGCAAGAAAACTCAGGAAATAGCAACGGCTTTGTGTACGGACATCATCACGGGAATGATCACATCCGAGGTTTTAATCCATCAGCTGCAGCTTTGTCTTCTTTGTCTCAGATTATGCAATCAACTGCTGCCTCTGCAGCCTCATCTCCTAAGTCATCGTGTGTGACGAGTTTCAGCAACAACAATATTTTGGATTTTTCTAGCAAGTCGGACGTGAGGCATCCACCACCACATCGGTCCTCTGATCAG TGTAACAGCACTGGAAATGGTGGGGCACTTAAGAGAGCAAGGGTTCAACCTTCTTCAACCCCAACTACCTTCAAG GTGAGGAAGGAGAAATTAGGTGACAGAATTACAGCCCTTCATCAGCTAGTTTCCCCATTTGGGAAG ACTGACACAGCCTCTGTTTTGTTAGAAGCTATTGGGTACATCAGATTCCTTCAGAGTCAAATTGAG GCCCTCAGTTCACCTTACTTGGGCAGTGGATCAGGAAGCATGAGGCAGCAGCCACAGTCTGCT GTTCATGGGGAGAGGAATTGTATGTTCCCTGAAGATCCTGGTCAG CTGCTCAATGACAATTGCATGAAACGGAAAGAAGCTTCTGAGCAG GATCCTCATGAAGAGCCAAAAAAGGACCTGAGGAGTAGGGGCTTGTGTTTGGTTCCAGTTTCATGCACCCTCCAAGTTGGGAGCGATAACGGAGCTGACTATTGGGCTCCGGCGCTCGGCTGTGGAGGTTTTCAGTAA